In one Nitrososphaera viennensis EN76 genomic region, the following are encoded:
- a CDS encoding NADP-dependent oxidoreductase has product MKSAQIKGYGSSKVVEINPDAPAPNPSAGKVLVIVKAAGVNPVDWKIREGYMQQRIKLQFPSTLGMDFSGIIKEIGDGVAGFKQGDEIYGQASVITGGSGAFAERALAPVQTIAYKPKSLSHAEAAGLPLVGVSAWQALMETIGLAKGQKILIHGGAGGIGSIAIQVAKKLGAQVATTVSADDRQFVQELGADEIIDYKSQKFEDILHDCDSVFDTVGGDTYKRSFKVLKKGGVIVSMLEQPGAELMNQFGVKAVFLFSQVNNERLTRLAQWVDQNNIRVNIDRKFSLDDAGKALDYVKDIHPRGKIVLAA; this is encoded by the coding sequence ATGAAATCGGCTCAAATCAAAGGATATGGCAGCAGCAAAGTAGTCGAGATTAACCCTGACGCGCCTGCACCAAATCCATCGGCAGGAAAGGTCCTAGTCATTGTCAAGGCGGCCGGCGTAAATCCAGTCGACTGGAAAATCCGCGAAGGCTATATGCAGCAAAGGATAAAGCTGCAATTCCCCTCAACGCTGGGCATGGACTTTTCCGGCATTATCAAGGAAATTGGAGATGGAGTTGCAGGTTTCAAGCAAGGTGATGAGATATACGGGCAGGCATCAGTCATAACCGGCGGGTCAGGGGCGTTTGCAGAGAGGGCTCTGGCACCTGTACAAACTATCGCGTACAAGCCAAAAAGCCTGAGCCATGCTGAAGCGGCAGGTCTCCCGCTTGTAGGCGTTAGCGCGTGGCAGGCGCTCATGGAAACCATTGGACTGGCAAAGGGTCAGAAAATCCTCATTCACGGAGGAGCAGGAGGAATAGGCTCAATCGCGATTCAAGTTGCAAAGAAACTGGGCGCGCAAGTAGCCACGACGGTAAGTGCAGACGACAGACAGTTTGTACAAGAATTGGGAGCCGACGAAATAATTGACTACAAGAGCCAAAAGTTTGAGGATATCTTGCACGACTGTGACTCTGTCTTTGATACCGTGGGCGGCGATACCTACAAGAGGTCCTTCAAGGTGCTCAAGAAAGGCGGAGTAATCGTCTCCATGTTGGAACAGCCAGGCGCGGAGCTGATGAACCAGTTTGGAGTCAAAGCCGTTTTCCTGTTCTCACAGGTAAACAACGAGCGGCTGACGAGATTGGCGCAGTGGGTGGATCAAAATAACATAAGGGTAAACATCGACAGAAAGTTCTCCCTGGACGATGCAGGCAAGGCGCTTGATTACGTAAAGGACATTCATCCACGGGGCAAGATTGTCCTGGCAGCTTGA
- a CDS encoding DUF6659 family protein has product MSNRPQADPEAAAKYKEKCNRILAISPRIRYAGIMNKFGRTLAGGLRKGVVPLLKPDEARNEYFIEATRNQLRKSFETSIGRTEYTLTENEKVKILTLTDEDNFYYLTMDKETPAAEVAKIIELAKKLAR; this is encoded by the coding sequence ATGTCAAACAGACCGCAGGCTGATCCAGAAGCAGCAGCAAAATACAAGGAGAAATGCAACCGCATCCTTGCCATATCACCGCGTATACGCTACGCCGGCATCATGAACAAGTTTGGTAGGACGCTTGCCGGCGGCCTGCGCAAGGGCGTCGTCCCGTTGTTAAAGCCGGACGAGGCGCGCAATGAGTACTTTATCGAAGCGACGCGCAACCAGCTGAGGAAAAGCTTTGAGACATCAATAGGCAGGACGGAATATACCCTGACCGAAAACGAAAAAGTGAAAATACTGACGCTGACGGACGAGGACAACTTTTACTACCTCACGATGGACAAGGAAACGCCGGCTGCCGAGGTAGCAAAGATAATCGAGTTAGCCAAAAAGCTGGCCAGGTAA
- a CDS encoding GNAT family N-acetyltransferase, with protein sequence MVVPVIEGKRIVLRTLEKSDARSIQENLNDKEVSRYTRIIPYPYTLRHARDFIKIAQHFGSREEDYAFGIEIKETRKIIGVISLARIDYQNRNAEVGYWLGKKYWGRGIAKEALLGILNFGFDNLKLFRIYASVMHPNTASVKLLEKAGFEFEGRMRKSVLKDGKWLDELRYSILEEEYRRLVQPV encoded by the coding sequence ATGGTTGTTCCAGTAATTGAAGGAAAACGGATCGTCTTGCGGACGCTTGAAAAATCTGACGCCAGGTCCATCCAGGAAAATCTAAACGATAAAGAGGTTAGCAGGTACACGCGCATTATTCCTTATCCGTACACGTTGAGGCATGCCCGGGATTTCATCAAAATTGCCCAGCACTTTGGTAGCAGAGAAGAAGACTATGCATTTGGCATCGAGATTAAAGAAACCCGCAAGATTATCGGGGTAATCAGCTTGGCTCGCATAGACTACCAGAACCGAAATGCAGAGGTCGGATACTGGCTGGGCAAAAAATACTGGGGCAGGGGGATTGCAAAAGAGGCTCTCCTTGGCATCCTGAACTTTGGATTTGACAACCTGAAACTCTTTAGGATCTACGCCAGCGTCATGCATCCAAACACCGCGTCTGTGAAACTGCTGGAAAAGGCTGGATTTGAGTTTGAAGGCAGGATGCGAAAAAGCGTCTTGAAGGACGGAAAATGGCTGGACGAGTTGAGGTATTCAATACTGGAAGAAGAGTACCGCCGGCTCGTACAGCCGGTTTGA
- a CDS encoding DUF2182 domain-containing protein, which translates to MDKVQKVILVSLVSVSAAGWLTSQAFQNDMMMAMMSLASGMGSDSNDKLGLMASSSSYLFFVSLWTVGMAAMMFPAITPMVLLYNRLAGSEKNSSQVQMTLQKNDDNGVSRKKVYYPFKTMLFVGGYLAVWSLTGLVLLFGWSALMSAVTSAASELSAQYIYGAILIIAGAYQFSPLKARCLGYCESPLSFFMRRWRNGVSGAAKMGVFHGLYCLGCCWPYFLLMVALGWMNLLWMALFSGIIFGEKIWSKKGIWIARAAGIGFMMIGILVVVTGGSSAISIPMMPPAGDMASGTDTALNPPANMAPTQEMPDGMT; encoded by the coding sequence ATGGACAAAGTGCAAAAGGTAATCCTCGTTTCGCTTGTCTCTGTTTCAGCAGCAGGCTGGCTGACCTCCCAGGCTTTTCAGAACGATATGATGATGGCGATGATGTCTTTAGCTTCTGGAATGGGCAGCGACAGTAATGATAAGCTTGGCTTGATGGCATCATCATCATCTTACCTGTTTTTTGTATCGTTGTGGACCGTCGGCATGGCCGCAATGATGTTTCCTGCCATCACTCCGATGGTGCTTCTCTACAACAGGCTGGCCGGCTCGGAAAAAAACAGCAGCCAGGTGCAGATGACTTTACAGAAAAATGATGATAATGGTGTTTCCAGAAAGAAAGTCTACTATCCCTTCAAGACCATGCTATTTGTCGGCGGCTATCTTGCGGTCTGGTCACTGACGGGGCTTGTCCTGCTGTTTGGGTGGTCCGCGTTGATGAGCGCCGTAACAAGCGCGGCATCAGAGTTGTCTGCACAGTACATCTATGGCGCCATCCTAATTATTGCAGGGGCCTATCAGTTCAGCCCGCTCAAGGCTAGGTGCCTCGGGTACTGCGAATCTCCCCTGAGCTTTTTCATGAGGAGGTGGCGCAACGGCGTTTCAGGAGCGGCCAAGATGGGAGTCTTTCATGGCCTGTATTGCCTGGGGTGCTGCTGGCCGTACTTTTTGTTGATGGTGGCGCTTGGCTGGATGAACCTGCTCTGGATGGCCTTGTTTTCGGGAATAATCTTTGGGGAAAAAATCTGGTCAAAGAAGGGGATATGGATTGCAAGAGCTGCAGGAATTGGATTTATGATGATTGGAATCCTGGTCGTAGTCACGGGCGGGTCGTCAGCAATTTCTATTCCCATGATGCCGCCTGCGGGCGACATGGCTTCTGGTACTGACACTGCCCTGAATCCGCCTGCAAACATGGCGCCGACCCAAGAGATGCCCGACGGGATGACATAA
- a CDS encoding 50S ribosomal protein L15e produces MRSYMAQTWTKMWKENSDELKSKAIAWRQEPTISRIERPSRLDRARRLGYKAKQGIVVVRVRVGRGGMRKQRPVAGRRPKHIGVVHIKQGISMRKVAERRVSEKFPNLEVMGSYYLHKDGMNIWYEVILADPAHPTISKDREMRGKLKAFAK; encoded by the coding sequence ATGCGCAGCTACATGGCCCAGACTTGGACAAAGATGTGGAAGGAAAACTCTGACGAACTAAAGTCCAAGGCCATTGCATGGAGGCAGGAGCCAACGATCAGCAGGATCGAAAGGCCAAGCAGGCTCGACAGGGCCCGCAGGCTGGGCTACAAGGCCAAGCAGGGCATCGTGGTCGTCCGCGTGCGCGTCGGCAGGGGCGGCATGAGGAAGCAGCGCCCGGTCGCAGGCAGGAGGCCAAAGCACATCGGCGTCGTCCACATCAAGCAGGGCATCAGCATGCGCAAGGTCGCCGAGAGGAGGGTTTCAGAAAAGTTCCCGAACCTCGAGGTAATGGGCTCGTACTACCTGCACAAGGACGGCATGAACATCTGGTACGAGGTAATTCTGGCAGACCCGGCCCACCCCACGATATCAAAGGACCGCGAGATGAGGGGCAAGCTCAAGGCGTTTGCGAAGTAA
- a CDS encoding CDGSH iron-sulfur domain-containing protein: protein MREEDRNADKSLEKKIIVSKNGPYLVSGGIPLSIQTITPNKEGFSWDWTEGRSFDTQSSEYALCRCGQSKNKPFCDGTHEKIGFEGKETATRRPYVRQAKKYDGPTMVLSDAENLCAFARFCDPAGQIWNLIEQADNPAARELVIREANHCPAGRLVVHDKKTGKEIEHKLPPSIGVVEDPALGCSGPLWIRGGIPIESHDGKRYEVRNRVTLCRCGASSNMPFCNGSHASIRFRDGLVSD from the coding sequence ATGCGAGAGGAAGATCGGAACGCGGACAAATCTTTGGAGAAAAAGATAATCGTCAGCAAGAACGGGCCCTATCTGGTTTCAGGCGGCATTCCCCTTTCGATACAGACCATTACCCCAAACAAAGAGGGTTTTTCGTGGGACTGGACAGAGGGCAGATCGTTTGATACGCAATCATCAGAGTATGCGCTGTGCCGGTGCGGGCAGTCAAAGAACAAGCCATTTTGCGACGGGACCCATGAGAAAATAGGATTTGAGGGGAAAGAAACTGCGACGCGCAGGCCGTATGTCCGGCAAGCCAAAAAATATGATGGCCCGACAATGGTTCTTAGCGACGCAGAAAACTTGTGCGCATTTGCGCGTTTTTGCGATCCTGCAGGACAGATTTGGAACCTGATTGAGCAAGCCGACAACCCTGCCGCTCGTGAATTGGTGATACGCGAAGCAAATCACTGCCCGGCAGGCCGGCTGGTGGTGCACGATAAAAAGACTGGAAAGGAGATCGAACACAAGCTCCCTCCTTCTATTGGGGTGGTCGAAGACCCTGCCTTGGGGTGCAGCGGACCGCTATGGATTCGCGGAGGCATTCCTATTGAATCCCATGACGGCAAGCGCTACGAAGTGCGAAATCGCGTAACGCTATGTAGGTGCGGGGCTTCAAGTAATATGCCATTTTGCAACGGCAGTCATGCAAGCATCAGGTTCAGGGACGGCCTTGTTAGCGATTAA
- a CDS encoding DUF1326 domain-containing protein → MSADIPKWKASGDWFDVCKCNIPCPCTFAQAPSYGDCEGILAYHIKNGHYGETKLDGLNALFVGGFKGNIWAGEAKATMGFFFDERANEKQREALQMIFTGKAGGFMGELAKVFGEDRGTEFVPIKFEIAEDLAYWSAEIPGRVSARGEALTGPMTPPGKRVQTLNAPGSETGPGTVATWGRAVADEVDAMGFKWDWKGRSSKHIPFDWAGP, encoded by the coding sequence ATGTCTGCAGATATTCCCAAATGGAAGGCTTCAGGAGACTGGTTTGATGTCTGCAAATGTAATATTCCCTGCCCCTGTACATTTGCTCAAGCTCCGTCTTATGGAGATTGCGAAGGCATACTTGCATATCATATCAAGAATGGACACTATGGCGAAACAAAGCTCGATGGCTTGAACGCGTTATTCGTTGGAGGTTTCAAGGGCAATATCTGGGCGGGGGAGGCAAAAGCAACCATGGGATTCTTTTTCGACGAGCGAGCTAATGAAAAGCAGCGAGAAGCTCTTCAGATGATATTTACCGGCAAAGCAGGTGGCTTCATGGGAGAGCTTGCCAAGGTCTTTGGAGAAGACCGCGGCACGGAATTTGTTCCAATCAAGTTTGAGATAGCAGAGGATCTTGCTTATTGGAGCGCGGAAATCCCGGGGAGGGTCTCTGCAAGAGGTGAAGCATTAACTGGACCCATGACTCCACCCGGCAAACGAGTACAGACTCTTAATGCGCCTGGAAGCGAGACGGGACCAGGTACCGTTGCGACATGGGGTAGAGCTGTAGCTGACGAAGTGGATGCCATGGGCTTCAAGTGGGACTGGAAAGGGAGATCGAGTAAGCACATTCCTTTCGACTGGGCTGGCCCCTAA
- a CDS encoding DUF488 domain-containing protein, protein MIRAARIYSFENDERKSYRVLVDRLWPRGVSKGSVDLWLRDIAPSDALRKWFSHDDKKWDSFKERYFKELDGKQGLVKTILEKEKQGPVTLLFAAKDAEHNNAVALLEYLKRFNC, encoded by the coding sequence TTGATCAGGGCTGCAAGGATCTACTCCTTTGAAAATGACGAAAGAAAAAGCTACCGCGTGCTGGTAGACAGGCTTTGGCCGAGGGGCGTCAGCAAAGGCAGCGTGGACCTCTGGCTTAGAGACATTGCCCCGTCCGACGCGCTGCGCAAGTGGTTCTCCCACGATGATAAAAAGTGGGACTCCTTTAAGGAGCGCTATTTCAAGGAGCTTGACGGAAAGCAGGGGCTTGTAAAAACAATTCTTGAAAAAGAAAAGCAGGGGCCCGTCACCCTGCTGTTTGCGGCAAAAGACGCAGAGCACAACAACGCAGTTGCGCTGCTGGAATACCTGAAACGCTTTAATTGCTAG
- a CDS encoding class I SAM-dependent methyltransferase has product MKLYNSLSPLMTIATGGRMLNFGYWSDSAKTPLEAQRMLCAVVGELAELASARIVIDVGSGLGAPAAYWKSCYKSLDVACVNINFSQLQDSKDARASLVSATSTALPFASGSVDRVVALESAQHFRPLERFVHESARVLAAGGLLVIAIPVLKLQKKRKRLLQFLSLGILSVTWSSEHYAPEYVESAIKGAGLSIEACRYIGPHVYGPLADYYLENRENLKPRILAAYPVYLEKMLYRSILKMKQLSDRGDIEYILLKARKTQTR; this is encoded by the coding sequence GTGAAACTCTACAATTCGCTCTCTCCCCTGATGACCATTGCGACCGGCGGCAGGATGCTAAATTTTGGCTACTGGAGCGATTCTGCCAAGACACCGCTTGAGGCGCAGCGCATGCTCTGCGCGGTAGTCGGCGAGCTGGCCGAGCTTGCGTCTGCCAGAATTGTTATAGATGTCGGGAGCGGCCTTGGCGCCCCTGCCGCCTACTGGAAATCCTGCTATAAATCGCTGGACGTTGCCTGCGTGAACATCAACTTTTCGCAGCTGCAGGATTCAAAAGACGCCCGCGCGTCCCTGGTAAGCGCCACTTCCACCGCGCTGCCGTTTGCCAGCGGCTCGGTGGACAGGGTGGTGGCGCTTGAATCGGCGCAGCATTTCCGGCCGCTTGAACGGTTCGTACATGAGTCTGCAAGGGTGCTTGCCGCCGGCGGCCTCCTGGTCATTGCAATCCCTGTGCTGAAACTGCAAAAGAAGAGGAAGAGGCTGCTGCAGTTTTTGAGCCTTGGCATACTGTCCGTGACCTGGTCGTCGGAGCACTATGCCCCAGAATACGTGGAGAGCGCAATCAAGGGCGCCGGCCTCTCGATAGAGGCATGCCGCTACATCGGGCCGCACGTCTACGGGCCGCTTGCCGACTATTATCTGGAAAACAGGGAAAACCTGAAACCGAGAATCCTGGCGGCGTACCCTGTCTACCTTGAAAAGATGCTGTACAGGTCGATTTTGAAAATGAAGCAGCTGTCAGACAGGGGTGATATTGAATATATCCTGCTAAAGGCAAGAAAGACCCAGACTCGCTGA
- a CDS encoding methyltransferase, which yields MLGMERRPAEVFASTLASLGLLQKNGDKFSNSPLAEKFLSSKSPAYMGEVVRMCDEHLYNAWNFLTWSLVNNKPVDAMKGDNAEHIFDDAKKNNSIEAVQKFIHAMHATSVGPAMALARTFDFSRGKRMLDVGGGSGVYALQVAKENPQLQATVADLAPVCKVAYEYISRYGLAGRVKTLAVDFFNEELPKGYDVAFFSNVIHDYDEDKGVTLLKKAHASILDGGAVIISEWMLNDDKTGPALSALMGMNMMLGTSGGQNYSFAEISAMLAKAGFKNMERKPLAGPAELAIGYR from the coding sequence ATGCTCGGAATGGAAAGGCGACCTGCAGAGGTCTTTGCGTCCACTCTTGCATCACTTGGGCTGCTGCAGAAAAATGGAGACAAGTTCTCAAACTCGCCTCTTGCCGAGAAGTTCCTGTCAAGCAAGAGCCCTGCATACATGGGAGAAGTTGTCAGGATGTGCGACGAGCACCTGTACAACGCGTGGAATTTTTTGACGTGGTCGCTAGTGAACAACAAGCCTGTCGATGCAATGAAAGGAGATAATGCAGAGCACATCTTTGACGACGCCAAGAAAAACAACAGCATAGAGGCAGTACAAAAATTCATACACGCAATGCACGCGACCAGCGTCGGCCCTGCAATGGCGCTCGCAAGGACGTTCGACTTTTCCAGGGGCAAAAGGATGCTGGACGTGGGCGGAGGCTCGGGCGTTTATGCATTGCAAGTGGCAAAGGAAAACCCGCAATTGCAGGCCACCGTGGCGGACCTTGCGCCTGTGTGCAAGGTCGCATACGAATACATCTCGCGCTACGGCCTTGCAGGCAGAGTGAAGACGCTTGCGGTTGACTTTTTCAACGAGGAGCTCCCAAAGGGGTACGACGTGGCGTTCTTTTCAAACGTGATCCACGACTATGACGAGGACAAGGGCGTCACGCTCTTGAAAAAGGCGCACGCGAGCATTTTGGACGGCGGCGCCGTGATAATAAGCGAATGGATGCTAAACGACGACAAGACCGGGCCGGCGCTTTCCGCGCTCATGGGCATGAACATGATGCTTGGGACAAGCGGCGGGCAGAACTACTCGTTTGCAGAAATCTCTGCGATGCTGGCAAAAGCAGGTTTCAAGAACATGGAAAGGAAGCCTCTTGCCGGCCCTGCCGAGCTTGCTATCGGCTATCGTTAA
- a CDS encoding DUF1326 domain-containing protein, which produces MTSVVEIPSWMTKIDYIETCNCDYGCPCNFNGYPTYGFCRALVLYHIREGHYGDSVKLDNIDVVYAASWPKAIHEGNGTMQLFISNNTTPEQRDAVVSIFSGKAKGEGPFAIFATTVKYMLEPQFVDINVKLDGKKSSFSVPGVLDVRLESFKNPVTGEEQDTKVQLPKGFIWKVADAAKSSLMRIMTPNLNFDDSGKNAFVSVVEYRGP; this is translated from the coding sequence ATGACTTCTGTGGTTGAGATTCCTTCTTGGATGACAAAAATCGACTACATAGAGACGTGCAACTGCGACTATGGCTGCCCCTGCAACTTTAACGGCTATCCGACATACGGCTTTTGCAGGGCGCTGGTTCTGTACCACATAAGGGAAGGCCATTACGGCGATAGCGTAAAACTTGACAACATCGACGTGGTGTACGCCGCGTCCTGGCCCAAGGCGATTCACGAGGGGAACGGTACGATGCAGCTGTTTATTTCAAACAATACCACGCCGGAGCAGAGAGATGCGGTCGTGAGCATCTTTTCAGGAAAGGCAAAAGGAGAGGGGCCCTTTGCGATCTTTGCGACGACCGTAAAGTACATGCTAGAGCCCCAGTTCGTCGACATTAACGTCAAGCTGGACGGCAAGAAAAGCAGTTTCTCCGTGCCTGGGGTGCTGGATGTCCGCCTTGAGAGCTTCAAGAATCCCGTTACTGGCGAAGAGCAGGACACAAAGGTGCAGCTTCCAAAAGGTTTCATCTGGAAGGTGGCAGATGCCGCCAAGAGTTCGTTAATGAGGATAATGACGCCAAACCTCAACTTTGACGATTCAGGCAAGAACGCCTTTGTCTCAGTGGTGGAATACAGGGGGCCGTGA
- a CDS encoding hydroxyacid dehydrogenase, with translation MQVSGRVLVCDSIDRAGIDSMKRAGLAIDYKPEIKANELVATVKDYDVIVVRSRTKVTKEVIDASNAKIIARVGVGLDNVDVKAAEAKKIRVINAPEAASVAVAELAIGLMISLARNIPRADAETKKGNWIKKDLMGTQLSGKYLGIVGVGNIGRHIGRMAKAFHMNLIGYDPYPINKEFISETGMIVTDLNTLLESADYITCHVPSTPETKHMFNAERLAKMKPTAYLVNTSRGEIIDENALYEALKNGKLAGAALDVFEVEPPTNKLLLGLPNVVCTPHIGAQTKEAQELASIVIAEKIIQILRGVI, from the coding sequence ATGCAAGTAAGCGGCAGGGTGCTTGTCTGCGACTCGATAGACCGGGCAGGCATCGACAGCATGAAGCGCGCGGGGCTTGCAATTGACTACAAGCCCGAGATCAAGGCTAATGAACTGGTTGCAACTGTCAAGGATTATGACGTCATAGTAGTGAGGAGCAGGACCAAGGTCACAAAGGAAGTCATTGATGCTTCCAATGCCAAGATAATAGCAAGGGTCGGAGTCGGCCTTGACAACGTCGACGTCAAAGCTGCCGAGGCGAAAAAGATCAGGGTGATAAACGCGCCCGAGGCCGCGTCCGTTGCAGTGGCCGAGCTTGCAATCGGCCTGATGATTTCGCTTGCAAGGAACATACCAAGGGCAGACGCCGAGACGAAAAAGGGCAACTGGATCAAAAAAGACCTGATGGGCACGCAACTGTCAGGCAAGTACCTCGGCATTGTCGGCGTCGGAAACATTGGCCGGCACATCGGCAGGATGGCCAAGGCGTTCCACATGAACCTGATTGGTTATGATCCATATCCGATAAACAAGGAATTCATCAGTGAGACCGGCATGATAGTAACTGACCTTAACACGCTTTTAGAAAGCGCCGACTATATCACGTGCCACGTGCCTTCGACGCCAGAGACAAAGCACATGTTCAATGCCGAGCGCCTGGCAAAGATGAAGCCGACGGCGTACCTCGTCAACACGTCAAGGGGCGAGATAATCGACGAAAACGCCCTGTACGAGGCACTGAAAAACGGCAAGCTTGCCGGCGCGGCGCTTGACGTCTTTGAGGTAGAGCCACCGACTAACAAGCTTCTCCTCGGCCTGCCAAACGTCGTCTGCACGCCGCACATTGGCGCGCAGACCAAGGAGGCGCAAGAACTGGCATCGATTGTCATCGCAGAGAAGATAATACAGATCCTGCGCGGCGTGATCTAG
- a CDS encoding nitroreductase family protein, whose amino-acid sequence MKQQELTRKATYEINPLILNRWSARAMSGTALSHEELMPLFEAARWAPSEFNGQPWRFVYAKRDTPHWGRLFGLLVDFNKSWAKDAAALALVVSKKTSDYNGGQPNATYRFDAGAAWQNLALEAASRGLVAHAMGGFDREGARRELGLPDDYEPMAMVAIGRPAPKERLDPALCEREYPSDRKPLAEIVMEGKFRE is encoded by the coding sequence GTGAAACAACAGGAACTTACACGGAAAGCAACCTATGAGATAAACCCGCTGATACTGAACAGGTGGTCGGCACGGGCCATGAGCGGCACGGCGCTCTCGCACGAGGAGCTCATGCCGCTGTTTGAAGCGGCCAGGTGGGCCCCGTCGGAGTTCAACGGCCAGCCGTGGCGCTTTGTCTATGCAAAAAGGGACACGCCCCACTGGGGCCGGCTGTTTGGCCTGCTCGTGGATTTCAACAAGTCGTGGGCAAAGGACGCCGCGGCGCTTGCACTCGTCGTCTCGAAAAAGACCTCAGACTATAACGGCGGCCAGCCAAACGCGACGTACCGGTTTGACGCGGGCGCGGCGTGGCAGAACCTTGCCCTTGAAGCCGCGTCGCGCGGCCTAGTCGCACACGCGATGGGAGGCTTTGACCGCGAAGGTGCACGGCGCGAGCTGGGCCTGCCTGACGACTATGAACCAATGGCGATGGTCGCAATAGGCAGGCCTGCGCCAAAAGAAAGGCTCGATCCGGCCCTTTGCGAAAGGGAATACCCAAGCGACAGAAAGCCGCTGGCAGAAATAGTGATGGAGGGAAAGTTCAGAGAATAG
- a CDS encoding aspartate ammonia-lyase has translation MSYRIDKDSLGEVKVPSDAYYGPFAARAKEMYKVTGQRAHINLIRAFVMIKRSAALANKELKALDAKKADAIVKACDEILAGKLLDQFVVEAINSGAGTAFNMNSNEVIANRALEILGKKKGEYEIVSPNDHVNMSQSSNDTFPTAMHVAILLNMEEADRSLSVLINSLKKKAKEFEDAIKIGRTHLMDAIPVTLGAEFEEYAYSLARAQKRMREAMDGLREVGLGGTAVGTGANTPKGYRELAIKHLSEVSKLKLKPSDNMFYSLQSKFDVANASSALRNVAIELTKMANDIRLMACGPVAGLAEVLIPAVHAGSSIMPGKVNPSLAECLNMVCFNVIGNDVSVAMAAQAGQFELNVMLPGMLKSMLDSTDMLKNFLPVFAENMIDGIKANREKLESYIEKSPVLVTLLNPYIGYLKAAEIYKEALKTNKSIRELVLEKKLMTKADLDKALSKESILGAG, from the coding sequence ATGTCGTACAGGATAGACAAGGATTCGCTTGGCGAAGTCAAGGTTCCGTCTGACGCTTACTACGGCCCCTTTGCGGCAAGGGCAAAAGAGATGTACAAGGTCACGGGCCAGAGGGCCCACATCAACCTGATACGCGCTTTTGTCATGATAAAGCGGTCTGCCGCCCTTGCAAACAAGGAACTAAAAGCGCTGGACGCCAAAAAGGCCGACGCCATTGTAAAGGCCTGCGACGAGATCCTTGCCGGCAAGCTCCTTGACCAGTTCGTGGTCGAGGCCATCAACTCTGGCGCCGGCACCGCCTTTAACATGAATTCAAACGAGGTGATAGCAAACAGGGCTCTGGAAATTCTGGGCAAGAAAAAGGGCGAGTATGAAATCGTCAGCCCAAACGACCACGTCAACATGTCCCAGTCGTCAAACGACACCTTTCCCACTGCGATGCACGTCGCGATCCTGCTCAACATGGAAGAGGCCGACAGGTCGCTTTCCGTCCTGATAAACTCGCTCAAGAAAAAAGCCAAGGAGTTTGAGGACGCCATCAAGATCGGAAGGACGCACCTGATGGACGCGATCCCCGTCACTCTAGGCGCCGAGTTTGAAGAGTACGCCTACTCGCTTGCAAGGGCGCAAAAGAGGATGCGCGAGGCGATGGATGGCCTGCGAGAGGTGGGCCTCGGGGGCACCGCCGTCGGCACGGGCGCAAACACGCCCAAGGGCTACCGCGAGCTTGCCATAAAGCACCTCTCTGAAGTATCGAAACTAAAGCTGAAGCCGTCTGACAACATGTTCTATTCGCTCCAGAGCAAGTTCGACGTCGCAAACGCGTCGTCGGCGCTACGCAACGTTGCAATCGAGCTTACAAAAATGGCAAACGACATACGCCTGATGGCCTGCGGCCCTGTAGCCGGCCTTGCAGAAGTCCTGATACCTGCCGTGCACGCTGGCTCGTCGATAATGCCGGGCAAGGTCAACCCGTCGCTTGCAGAGTGCCTGAACATGGTCTGCTTCAACGTCATAGGAAACGACGTCTCTGTCGCAATGGCGGCGCAGGCAGGCCAGTTCGAGCTGAACGTCATGCTCCCCGGAATGTTAAAGAGCATGCTCGACTCGACTGACATGCTGAAAAATTTCCTGCCCGTGTTTGCGGAAAACATGATAGACGGGATAAAGGCCAACAGGGAAAAGCTAGAGTCGTACATCGAGAAAAGCCCTGTTCTCGTCACGCTCCTGAACCCGTACATAGGCTACCTGAAGGCGGCAGAAATCTACAAGGAGGCGCTGAAAACGAACAAGAGCATACGGGAGCTCGTCCTTGAAAAGAAGCTGATGACCAAGGCGGACCTTGACAAGGCGCTGTCAAAAGAAAGCATACTTGGAGCCGGCTAG